agtacctttttaaatttttgaaccTTCTGTCTATAATACCTATTCacacaatataaataaaagttaagcTAAAGAGCTCTTGGGCATGTACTTTGCACTTTATTagaatttttcagaatttcatGGCTAGGATATAAACCACTTGAGACCCGAAAGGACATTAGGTACTTGAGAAGTTCACTGAATAATGAACATTATGTTCACACGTGTAAAAATCATCTCTGTAAAAACCCTTTTCCATGAGCTACTCCATGGTACTCGATATTCTTTCAAACACATGCTGCACTACGTACTACCCAGAGCACAGGCCTTGGAGGCAGGCTTTAAATGACACCTACGCCCCTTACTAACCAGAGTGGCCTGAACATGTTTCTGATCATCACCTTACCCGGCTATAGCAGGAAGATAAAGATAGCACCTGTACCACATATTCGTTGATAAGACTAAATGAGACAGTCTGTATTAGACAATTGCCACAGTAATGGTTTCTACCATTAGCGGTTTGCTTTACACCTCTCTTTCATGATTCTTCCTTCTTTAGAGTCTTTTTACATTTCTGAACTAGTCATCATTGTCTTTCCACAAAGCCAGGTATATGTAGCTTAAAAGCTTAATCAGATCACACACAGTATTCTGATAAATGGTATTATCTCTAGCTTACAATCAAATCCtaatatattttatcacagtGTATAAGACTGTAATCCTTTATCACACTTTTGGATGCTTTGGATGCCAGCAAATTaagtgctaaaaaggaaaaatcactcaAAAGATTTAATtcactctattaaaaaaaatagggtttTAGGAAGCATCAGGATGTTCCTTGTCTTAAAAATATGGCTAACTTTTTTGACAGagactattttaatattttcagcaaACCTATACCATAAAAattgaaaggataaaaaaattgaattgaaaaaACATCACTCACTTTTACAATTATAACCTAATAATagaaaagcaaatattcaaattttcaTCAATTTTGTAAGCAAACACAGTAGAATAATGTTCAAAGACTTTCTGGCTAGTCGCTTCTTTAGTAAATTATCTTTTCTCACTTCTCAGAAAATGATTTatgttcaggtttttttttaatccaaactgGTCATAGTCTCTTCTTCACATGTTGCTTCTGTGTAATGAGTCcctagcacagttcctggcacatagtttACCTTGTTCTCAGTTGTTGCTAGGGGACCAGGAAGGATACGTGTTATAAATTTTATACTCCAGGACACAGAGTCTACTGTCTACTGTGTAGTCAGCCTTAATTAGTTAAGCTGGTAAGAGAAGTCCAAACACCTTGAAAGGCAATAAAAAGCTACCCATTGGCAAAAAGTAACCAAAGCTGCTGGACAAATTCCTTATGCAGAACTGCTCTACGGGTCTCATAGCCCTTTTGCTCCTACTACATTTTAGTGAATAGACCCTTAAATTCCATTTCCAGTACTCAGTCTCTCTTTAGTGAGGAAAACACCTCAATCGCAAACTTGACACCTTTAACCCATCAGTCCAACAGTTGCTTACACTTGGTgaattttgtttcttgtctttgcaATAACTTACCCCCAAACCAGAGATGGCCTCTCTTTTCACACTGCGGCAACAACACATATTTTATCTTGCTTCTACTTGTAGCCAATCTTCATGACTCCTTACTAGCAGCTGAACCTCTAAAGAGGTAGCTACTGGTGAGTAATTATTTTGCCATAGAAATTCATTGATTTGCTGACATTTACAGAAACATGGTTGTTGCAGGTATGAGTAGGATAAATTCCCCTACTTCAAATAAAACACCATTAGATTCTTACAGTTCAAAATAGcaggaaaattaatatttagcAATAAATTTTAGGAATAGGGCAATTTTCTCCTGGAGCTTATGTTGAAACACTGTCCCATTGTGGAGAcccataaatacataaagaacctGCTTCATGCTTTGCATACACTTTAAATATTCTAAGGACTTCTCTAAAGCTCTATGTACAACTTTAAATTGCTCCAGAGAAGAAATATGTATAAAACTTATGAGGCTTCACAATAAAGCCCTAAAGGCCTAATTACAGGAAGCCTATGACTCCACTTCACACACAAAATCAGGAGGGGGCTTGTGTACGTCATCTGGTTCCCCAGATGAATTCTCTCTCAATATCTCAATACCTCTCtcgtttccctctctctctctctgccccctccccggtccctgcctctctctgacacacacacagatacacacacacacacacacacacgcacaccattTACAGATACACACACCATTTTCAAAGTATAAAAGACAATTTACTATACAACTTTTCTGTTCACTTTATATATTTAGCTTAAGGTAAATGTTGACTtttgaataaatatgtatttataatgtaAAAACACTAAAAGTGTTAcacactgtaaaagaaaaaaaaattttaaaggaaggaaaaaggagggaaaagaaggtAAGGCAAGGCAAGAAAAGATAGTCTCAAGCAATACAAAGAGGTATAAACAACGaagctgaaaataaattataattaaaaacttgGTGAGAACCATATTTCCAATAGGAGCCTGATCTTCAgtataaaacaatataataaCTCAAGCAAAATGCATTTCCTCTCTCCCCCGAACATCTACTGAAGCACCTTAAAACCAGACTATTTtcaatgctttttttcttctcttttgttatttcttctttctttcttttttgaatttacttttaactaaataaaatcaaattatttcataGGATAGAATTCTGGTATTCAAATAACTGGGTCAAATACATGAAGATTTGTATGAATCCAAAGGATAACACTACTTTATGCTCCCACCAGTGTTATGGTGTTGCTgattttttctcttgctcttaaATCACTTAATATTTTTTGTCAACAGTTTAGATTTTTTGATGTCTAAAGGGCCTACTTAAAATAATATCTCACTAATGTTTCAAATGACCCTTCCAACCACCAGCAATATTTAAATTTGGTGTGTCTTAAATAGgggtattttactttttatgtgttCATGTCCTCTGCCAACATTTCTATTAGGtgtcttatattttttaatctcatttgttTGCATGAAATTCATTACACATCTATTCAATGAAACACATGGTAAGGATCTCTGAATATAAAAATGCCCAAGAAACAGTATCTACCTTCAAGAATTCGACAGGTAATGACAAAAATACCCCTGCGATCAGATGGTTTCAATAAAAGGTGGAAAATTCTGCAATATAAATGGTATCCTAAGGAAGTATAAAGGACAATCAACTCAGATTCAAGAAATCATTTCCAGGAGAGGTGCTATCTGAATTGATTCTTTGTTTATAAGAATTTGAGAGACAAGTAACATAGGCGAGGACATTCTAAGAAGAGGAAGCAATAATATCAATGGTGAAAGACAAGAAATGGCACAATGAAtgcaggaaaatagaaaataacacagTATCGCAGGAACTTAAACACTGAAGAGGCAGACGGGGGTTGGTAGAAGATGAAACTAAACAGACCAAAGCTCAGAGGGCCCCATACGCCATAAGTGTCAATCAGGGCTTAGTTACAAATGACAGAATACAGTCTGGGTGCTTTAAGCAGaaaggaattatttcatttactatGATATTTAAATGATAGCATGGGGTGTTATTAttccttctctgcatcctcaggaaACTTAATGTTTTCCACATCACAAATCCTAAGAAAAACTGTGAAATTGGAAAAACAGGCAaatctttccaaagaaattttcagaaggaaaaaccCTCTAGAGGCTCAAGTATTAGATAAGCATAGGACACTATTATAATGATAGTGGATTAGCCCTGCCAGTTTGAACATGCGGGGACATCAAAACAGGtcacttgctttctttccttcagatCTTCATTCTACAACCCTGGAAAGGGAAAAACCCTTCTGGCGTTTTCCTGTTGGGAGAAAAATGCACGCTAAAACTTCTACTTGCTTTAGTCAATTGTCTAACCAGAAATGGATAAATCTGGAATAAGACTAGCACCTAGATCAGTCATCCCAGAGAGTTGATGGCAGCAGCTGGACTCAAGCcgtgagaaaatacaaaatcaggagttcctgtcgtggctcagtggttaacgaatacgactaggaaccatgaggttgcgggtttgatccctgaccttgctcagtgggttaacgaaccggcgttgccgtgagctatggtgtaggttgcggctcgcatcccgagttgctgtggctctggtgtaggccggtggctacagctccgatttgacccctagcctgggaacctccatatgccatgggagaggccccagaaaagccaaaaatcaaaaaaaaaaaaatacaaaatcagagTCTGAGTATGCAAGATAGCCTACAGATCAAAAACAATACGCCCAACTATAGACTTCAGAGGTTCTCCATCTACAGGAATCTTAGGCAAGAAAAGATTCTGTGAGCTGATGTGTGAGAACAGATAGGTTTTTACAGTCTGTGTTGTCAGGGTGTGAATCGGATACACCTAGACAAGACATAAaggcaggaattcccactgtggtgcaaggagATCCACAGCttgtctgcagcaccaggatacaggttccatccccacaTCAGCTTTGCCAAAGCTCGGGCATACATCACAACTGCGGTGCACAGGATCTGATCCCTTCcccaggaactccaatatgctgAAGGaaagccaagaaaggaaaaaaagaggacataAATGCACATCTACACTAAATAGCAAGAGCTTGGATTTTCTGAGACTTGGAAAAGAGCTGGAATTTCCTCAGGATATCAAAGAAATCTGGCTGCTTCTAAATCACACTGATACGACATCCTTCTAACACCTGTCCCTATTTTTATCTAGACCAGCAGACCAGATTTCAAACTTAGTTTTAATTTTGCAACATTTTTGTTATGCTAAAGCTAACATATAAGCTGGAAAAaacttttaaggaaataaaaaggtcaTCTTGATTGATTGCAtaggactcccccccccccacataagCCTCATTTACCCACTCCCTCAATAGTCCCAAATGCTCAGTGCTCTCAGATttacacaggggaaaaaaaaaaaaaaaaaaaaaaaactccaaatacTGAGCAAGAAAATAGTATATCCTGGCTTAGGGTGATTTGGAGGTTAATGTGAATCTACAACATAAGACATTCCATGGAAAATGTGGGTATAGTGTTTGGAAGTTTTCTGATTACCTTTTTTCACAATGGAGAGACTTACTATTTTGAAAGATTTAATGAAGTGTTCCCTATGAAATAATGCtgtatagaaaagaaaacaaaagaggcaTATAATGCCCAGTTCCAATACTGTAAATCATACAGAAtatgaaagatatttttcaaaagcgGCCATCTCCTAATGTTGGAACAATAGGTGATATCTCTCTTTTCCTAATGCTACTGTCCTGTACCTTGCAAATTCTTCAGAATGAGCATGCAATAATTTTGAAATGCTAtgtctttataaaatttttttaaataatacatgaaaGCACAAGAAGTAACCAAATATCCAACATAATTCTCAAATTTCAACAATGTACAATGTGTTCACAATCCAATACTTTTCCCACTCACTTTCTAAAAAACCTTCTGTTAAATAGGTGTAGCACTGCTTCCTTCACATCCTTGTTCCTAAGACTGTAGATTAAAGGATTCACCATGGGAGTCATCACCCCATAGAACATGGATATAAGTTTGTCAGTGGCATCCAAGTCATCCGAAGTAAGTGTCTCTTTAGACTTAGGTTTCATGTACATGAAGAGAATGGTTCCATAGAATATTATCACCACAGTCAGGTGAGCTGAGCAGGTAGAGAAGACTTTGCTTCGCCCCTCAGAAGTGCGAATCTTCAGAATGTTGGAAATGATTAATGAGTAAGACGTGATAATCAAGAGCAGGGGCATCAATGTGAACAATGTCGTTGCCACGAACATGATGAACTCATTGCCTGAGATGTCAGCACAGGCCAGTTTCATGACAGCCAGAATCTCACAGGAGAAATGATTGATGACATTATTCCTACAGAAAGGCAATTGTACCACAAATGCTGTTTGTACAGCAGAGTTGATAACCCCTGCAACCCAGGACCCAGCTGCCATGGGCACATAGGAAGCCTTGCTCATGAGGACAGAATATCTCAGAGGGTTGCAGATAGCCACATACCGGTCAAAGGCCATCATGCCCAGGAGCACACACTCTGTTGTCCCCATGGCCAagcccaggaacatctgcattGCACAGCCAGAGAAGGAGATGGTTTTCCTTTCTGACAGGAAGCTCACCAGCGTAGAGGGAATGGAGGTGGTGGTGTAGCAGATGTCCAGGAAGGAGAGGTTCCCCAGGAAGAAGTACATAGGGGTGTGAAGGTGGGAGTCTACGATGCTGATTAAAATAAGGGTGCCATTGCCCAGGAGGATGACCACATACATTATGGAGATTAGCACAAAAAAGAGTAGCTCAAGCCTTGGGTAGCCAGAAAGCCCCCTCAGAAAAAAGTCCACCAGAATGGTTTGGTTTTCCCATTCCATTTTACTTCTCTCTTTTACTTGtaataaatcaaataatttttaaaatataataatttctttaCTATGATATGTCCAAGTTCATCAATGTACAAATGTAGAAATTTTCCATGAACCcagtgaaaagacagaagaaatgaaatagggaagggaagaagagagaaaaggtagAGGAATGAAGAAATAATACAGGAAGATAAATATGATGGAGAAGATATTGTACTGATCACTCTTCCTAAACCAGCAACTGTGTGTGAGGTTTTTCCCCATGCATTACCTCATTTGAACTGCacagtttttatcattttaaagataaggaactTACCTTTTTTAAACCAAGAGAGTTTAAGCCTAAAGTCAGGTAACTGATGTGTTGCAAAGCCTAGGCTCAAACTCAAGCCTGCTTTTGTTCCATAATAATCTGAGATGTAGGCAGCCTAGCTCCTGGATTAGGAAGACCCAACGGTTACCCACTGCAtactaaaacatttaaagaagtatTTCAATCTGATGGGAGAATGGTCAGcaataaacccaactagtgtttACTGATTTTCTGATTGACCAAAAAACAGGGGCAATTCATGTGAAGCCAAATCTTCTTGTGAAGTCTTACAATGCAAATTTTTTGGTGacagaacttttatttatttttttttatcttatgtctaaagagattttttttcccgctgtacagcatgggaatcaaattattcttacatgtatacattttcccccaccctttgttctgttgcaatatgagtatctagacatagttctcaatgctattcctcttaaatgttatttattaaattatcacACAGTAAAATGCACAATAAACTTGATTTTGTCTCTTTCAGGTGATAGCTCcatgaattttaaaacacatataaatTCATTGAACTATCACGATATACAGGACATAGGACATTTTTATCACCCTAAAAACCCCCTTGAGCTATCCCTTTACAGTCACTCCTTTCATCTATTCATATATCCTGGCAAAGATGTATATGCTTTTTGTCCCTAAAGTTtaatcttttccagaatgtcatacaaaAGGAATCAtagtgtctggcttctttcgctTATCATAAATTCTCTGAGATTCATCCAAAttgttattgctgagtagtattccattgtattgatATACTACAGTTTATGTACTTACCTGCTGaaagacatctgggttgtttccagtttggagcaCTTAGGAATAGactattataaacatttatgcCCAGATTTTTGCATGaacataacttttcatttttctagggtAAAGATTCAGAAGTGGCATAATGGATAATATGAGATACTTAGAAATACTCGATGATGTGAATATTTAAGTTTATAAGACAATGTCTTAcagttctccagagtggctgcattATTTTTACATTCCAGTGAATGAGAATTCTAGTTGCTTCCTATCCTGATCAATACTTAATAttgtcagtatatatatatatttatttatttcaccaaTGATTAATGTTTGCTCATGGTGGGGGTTCTATCCTTATATTCTCTTTAGTAAAGTATTATTCATgtcttttaactatttttaattagcttgttgttttcttattgttgagtctTGAGAATTCTTTACCTAATTTGGATATGAATtgtttatcagatatatgactaGCACATACTGTCTACAAGTCTGTGACTCATGTACTCATTCTCTTAATGCAAACACTTTTAACTACCATATTAATTGCTTGCTTCTTAAGTCCACCTGaagcagacacagaaagacaatgACCAAAAAGGCATCTTCTAAAAGGTGTATTCATTGACACCTTTCACCTTAAGCGATTCCTTAGTCATCCAGGAAGCACAAACGATAGGTTTTGCATCCAAAGACCTTACCTCATAAAGTCTCAgcccatttcttttcatttttttcctcagaaatagCACACCCCACTTCCCCCACACACACGTTTCCAGCAATATCTTTGTTTATGGACACAAAATCCATTGaaagttctagttctgtgaaaaatgtcatgggtaatttggtagggattgcattgagtctatagattgctttgggtagcatagccatttttacaatattaatttttccaacccaggagcatggaatatctttccatttctttacatcttctttgatttccttgataaggcacaaataaacctttccacagaagagaaaatcatggacttggaaaacagacttgtggttgccaaggggaagggagtggggtggttggggagcttgggcttaatagatacaaactattgcctttggaatggattgtcAATGCGCTCCTGCTgtgaagcactgggaactatgtctagtcacttgtgatggagcatgataatgcgcaaaaatagaatgtgtatatgtatgtgtaactaggtcaccatgctgtacagtagaaaaaaaagttgtattggggaaataactattaataataataataagcgaaaaaatacataaaattaaattaaattaaaaagaatccaATATACagttgaaactaaaaaaaaaaaaaactccatcaaAAGTGCTCTAatccatttacaaaataaatgggCACTTAACATATAAACCATTTCTCCTTATTCAAGAAACTGAGTACAAAATATACGTCTGAATTGAATCTTTTGGACCTATTTAACCAGCTTCTAATCACCTATATCTACCTTTGGCTACATTAGGGTACTTCTCCTTTcaccttattttttctcttattttcataaACCCCACCTTTTATGCTTTGGGATTATATTACATGTTAAAGATGCATGCCTCTTTTACTCTGAGTCCCAGATTCATCTTCTTAATGCTAGGTGATAATAAAGGGACCCAAGTCTTAATTCCCTGGTAAATAATGACTGATAGGCAGTTTCACTCTGCTAGCTCACTTTGTTTTTTggaaagaatactttttttttcagtatgaagttaaaatttttactgCCATGCAGATATGCtttaatatttctataaaaagGTTATATAAATAATAGGAAACTTCTATCATGAAATGACAAGACATTAAAACTATTACAATGCAGTAAATACCTCTATACCCCCTCAGAGGGAAGCATGCTTTGAGATGGCAGCTATTAAGTTTGGAGGGAAGCATGCTTTGAGATGGCTTTCACAGTGGACAGGTAGAAGCTCAAAGAACCACCCAGGAAGAGGGCTTGTGGCAAGTCCGTTCTGCAGAAACAGCTACACAGGCCTCCACTTCCTGTTTTCCCAGTTTCACCtcttcccaaactcattctgccTGGAGGCCCACACCAACTAAAGCTATAGCTTCAGTCCATGCTGTTCCACTCAGGCTCACTGAAGCCCTTTTGTCAGTGGACTGTATCAATACAGGCCTCTGTCTTTGTGAAGAACATATGGACACATGCTACATGGTTTCTATATGGATTAAGCCTGTCTCTGGCCAGCAATGACCACAGAGCTAGGGTCCTTCATCCATATCCTCTTGGTAAATAGAGCCAGCTACTAGCTTTGTCATGGCAAAATTTTGGTTTCCTTCATCTTCCACTGACttgttcttttttgaaaattcttttacACTTCTGTTGCCAGTTTCACACTCCTACAAAAGCACCTTTAAGTTTTCATCAGTCAGACCTGTTGAGGTATCTGGTCTCTTCTTACCCAACCAACCTACTAGTTTTCATCACACATGATATGACATTCGATGCATGACATTGGATTTCATTTATAATGAAAGCGTATTTCAATCAATTTATCTAAAAGTTAAataagtatgtgtgtgtctgtgtctgtgtgtgtgataaATGCTTTATCTAAAGTTACCAAAGGAATGTATCACtaccaacaaaaaaattttaaagttctccCAACAATTCCCAAAATACTCGTGCAAAGGTAACTATGAAAGTCAAAATCATTTCCTGTTAGTTAAGGACTCAAAGTATCTCTTCACTTCCTTTTTACACAAATcaaaagatatattcaaaaataagtaACAAAGTTTTTCAAATAGCCCGTCCAGTAAGAGGCTCTGGGATGGAGACTATCTGTTCATGATTAACACCAAACATCTGCTAGAATGAACCAAAGAGAACTGAATTGGTGCCATGAGGTAAACTGATACAGAATCAGAGATGGCACCAGCCTACTTTATGTCCTGGATAAATCTGCTGCCTATTTTACAGAAACCTCATTGGACAAGTAAGAAATGACACCAGTAGACATGTAGGCACTTATACTGAACCAAGGACCAGGAAACTATATTCTGACTGACTGAAACTTTATTCCAACTAAGATATCTAGACCCTGGTGTCCATCTTTTTGGATACTCAAATTAATTTggattttaaattacttttttggtcatgtttttcatttctctattttttcattataccCAAAAAATGACAcccttagaatttttttcttttttttttttggctttttggctttttggcttttcttgggccgctcctgcagcatatagaggttcctaggctaggggtcgaatcggagctgtagccgccagcctacactagagccacagcaacacgggatcaaagctgcgtctgcaacccacaccacagctcaaggcaacgccagatcattaacccactgagcaagggcagggatcgaacccgaaacctcatggttcctagtcggattcgttaaccactgtgccacgacgagaactcccccttagaatttttaaaatttctattcttAGGTGCTTCATAGTAAGCAACATTCTATGGCCAAAATACATGACTCATTTCAACTCAGTTCATTGAACTGATATCCCCTTGGATTTGTGTATTAGTGTGTTTTCAGCAATTACCTTAAACGGAAGGTCGACTTGTCTCCTAGGTTGCAACAAACAGCAGattgttttctcttgctcttctATTTGCAGCCTATTGTATAGAATTTTCCAAGGAGTTGATAAATTTCTGAAGGTGTTACCACCGAGAAGCCATGATGTCACAAAACTTGCCTGAAAAACATTGATGACAAAGGTACTAtttcaaaattgctttaaaaCCTCCTACGCATTACAGCCAAATATGACTGTCTACAAAGGGAGTATGTTTTGGGTCCTCTAGGTCAAAAGTAAGAggaaaatgaatatttgaaaatatggaaGATTCCATTTGCTCTTCAAAGCCAAGTAGAAACACTGCCCCATTGTGAAGACCCAGGAAATTCTCTAAAGGATCTTCCCTAGACTCAGGAaagcaatttaaatatttcttgctcTCAGAAACTCATACAGTTTTCTAAGCCATAACTTTAAATTCCCTCagggaaaagacattaaaaacttTCGAAAACTACAGAAAAATTCCCTAAAGACTTAATTATACTAGATTCATTACTGGATTTCAAATAACCAATCATAAATCTTGAGAATGTGTCTTATTCTATCCTGCTGGAATCCTTAATCCGAACAGATGCTAACCTTTGTTCATCCTACTATgtcttatttatataataaagcaGAAAGATCTCACTTAGCTACATTAACTCttggtta
The nucleotide sequence above comes from Phacochoerus africanus isolate WHEZ1 chromosome 2, ROS_Pafr_v1, whole genome shotgun sequence. Encoded proteins:
- the LOC125121324 gene encoding olfactory receptor 13C9 — its product is MEWENQTILVDFFLRGLSGYPRLELLFFVLISIMYVVILLGNGTLILISIVDSHLHTPMYFFLGNLSFLDICYTTTSIPSTLVSFLSERKTISFSGCAMQMFLGLAMGTTECVLLGMMAFDRYVAICNPLRYSVLMSKASYVPMAAGSWVAGVINSAVQTAFVVQLPFCRNNVINHFSCEILAVMKLACADISGNEFIMFVATTLFTLMPLLLIITSYSLIISNILKIRTSEGRSKVFSTCSAHLTVVIIFYGTILFMYMKPKSKETLTSDDLDATDKLISMFYGVMTPMVNPLIYSLRNKDVKEAVLHLFNRRFFRK